One Gemmatimonadota bacterium DNA window includes the following coding sequences:
- a CDS encoding phosphotransferase: MSGNFARVARIESEDDGRSLVLRASDPGRISIDRLKKVHRYQAHVNAQGVRTVLPLKNLEGDTVSTTEQGMTLEVFPFIEGRSPQRGIPSDIRRVGSELGRLHSAGTGLSELYGEESLFQNHLAINQLLEEVREKRASTRGRIFHEQLLEYVEETERWVEAIESRRGGLVETGLHMDTGPQNMIIDCEDELWFIDCAHMVKGRRVLEVCVTLYYLDPSSDKQLGEPARYRLSVESVEAAFLDGYTENCEPPWSEEESEALDIERMLMFIHGVAYWTERWGEETVLEEYGRWKAYFANLRTNLRNIA, encoded by the coding sequence ATGAGCGGCAACTTCGCCCGCGTGGCCAGGATCGAATCGGAGGATGACGGCAGATCGCTCGTCCTCCGAGCCTCCGACCCCGGGCGAATATCCATCGACCGCCTGAAAAAGGTACACCGGTACCAGGCCCATGTGAATGCACAGGGCGTGCGGACGGTTCTGCCGTTGAAGAACCTGGAAGGAGACACCGTTTCCACGACGGAACAGGGCATGACCCTGGAGGTCTTTCCGTTTATCGAAGGGAGATCGCCCCAGAGAGGCATTCCCTCGGACATCCGCCGGGTCGGTAGCGAACTGGGCAGGCTGCACAGTGCCGGAACCGGATTATCGGAACTGTACGGCGAGGAAAGCCTGTTTCAAAACCATCTCGCCATCAACCAGTTGCTGGAAGAAGTCCGGGAGAAACGGGCGTCAACCAGGGGTAGGATCTTTCACGAACAGCTCCTCGAGTACGTGGAGGAGACCGAACGCTGGGTCGAAGCAATCGAAAGCAGGCGCGGCGGCCTGGTCGAAACGGGACTTCACATGGACACCGGTCCGCAGAATATGATCATCGACTGCGAAGATGAACTCTGGTTCATTGACTGTGCTCATATGGTGAAAGGAAGGCGCGTATTAGAGGTATGCGTCACCCTGTACTACCTCGACCCCAGTTCCGATAAACAGTTAGGTGAACCGGCCAGGTATCGCCTTTCGGTGGAAAGTGTGGAAGCCGCCTTTCTGGACGGGTACACGGAAAACTGCGAACCTCCGTGGAGCGAGGAGGAATCGGAGGCACTCGATATCGAGCGCATGCTCATGTTCATTCATGGTGTTGCCTACTGGACGGAACGATGGGGTGAAGAGACCGTTCTTGAAGAGTACGGGCGGTGGAAAGCGTACTTTGCCAACCTGAGAACAAATCTTCGAAATATCGCGTAA
- a CDS encoding MBL fold metallo-hydrolase: MNITFLGTAAAPSMPIPFCVCEVCSKARRVGGKNLRRRSSLVINDDLLVDIGPDMATASFEHGLSLARIAICLQTHPHADHLDLEFIFSRHADYGTEVSGDLLLAGSDGTLQAIDALVRQQSAYGTVFESATQSALKLKLLSLTPFQASAAGDYRIIGYPANHGNDQGFLLYSIVRGNHAVFYGTDTSVLSEEVWEHLQLNRIRYDVVILDHTYGIGFESRPADHLASKDVAAHANRFRECGLLKDTGVVYATHLSHEGNLEHDELDEYAMEHGYRVAYDGLRLRLRLDN; encoded by the coding sequence ATGAACATAACCTTTCTCGGAACCGCGGCCGCGCCGTCGATGCCGATCCCCTTCTGCGTCTGCGAGGTCTGTTCGAAAGCCAGAAGGGTCGGCGGCAAGAACCTCCGGCGTAGATCGTCGCTGGTGATTAACGATGATCTGCTGGTGGACATCGGTCCTGACATGGCCACCGCGTCGTTCGAACACGGTCTCTCTCTTGCCCGGATAGCTATCTGCCTTCAGACGCACCCCCACGCAGACCATCTGGACCTGGAGTTTATCTTCTCCCGTCACGCCGATTACGGAACTGAGGTCTCGGGCGATTTGCTGCTCGCAGGTTCTGATGGGACACTGCAAGCCATTGACGCGCTGGTGCGTCAACAGAGTGCGTACGGGACCGTTTTCGAATCGGCAACACAGTCCGCGCTGAAGTTGAAACTTCTATCCCTCACGCCCTTTCAAGCTTCCGCTGCTGGGGACTACCGAATCATAGGATATCCCGCCAACCACGGCAATGATCAGGGATTTCTGCTTTATTCAATTGTGCGGGGAAACCATGCCGTGTTCTATGGTACGGACACATCGGTGCTCTCCGAAGAGGTCTGGGAACACCTTCAGCTTAATCGCATCAGGTATGACGTGGTCATTCTCGATCACACCTACGGAATCGGTTTCGAGTCCAGGCCCGCAGACCATCTGGCTTCGAAGGACGTCGCTGCCCACGCTAATCGTTTCCGCGAATGCGGATTGCTCAAAGACACCGGCGTGGTTTACGCGACGCACCTTTCCCATGAAGGGAACCTGGAGCACGACGAGCTGGATGAATACGCCATGGAACACGGTTACCGGGTGGCTTATGACGGGTTGCGGTTGCGGCTGCGTCTGGATAACTGA
- a CDS encoding ABC transporter permease, whose product MFKHYFIIAVRNLTRYKSYALNNILGLTIGFACAISILLYVQNELSYDRYHEKADRIYRIVEGSDVKTQPLLGPALKEEFPEVERFLRIQGTAGIWLMAYEDRVFYETDVAWADETLCDLFSFPLLRGNPETALKDPFSVVISQSTAQKMFGDEDPMGKVIVADHGFADLRVTGVMADMPDNSHFKMDYFVSLSTSPLVGNPRALIRWSVRYFYTYLLLTEGHPGALLEDKLPAFVDKHMGGFLESTGGSFEPYLQRLTDIHLHSHLENELGVNGDSTYVAILLVVAGFVIVLTSVNFTNLSTARAMVRVREVGFRKVAGAQKWELIQQSIGETMLQAFCASILAVIIVWLVLPTFNDLSGKQLSLVMLDDPAYFIAWLGLTVLVGLLAGLYPAVFVSAIKPTGMLTGNQPVHRRQDYMRKGLVTVQCTISVALIVGTLVLHQQLGFLRNVKLGFEKEQVIVIPSGIRDIEESFPVLKQALLQHPGVLNVTDASSMPGVAGSQGFIHSMTAEVFEGVGAHRIDLGYIETGSDFVETLGIELLAGRSFHTGEQSNSDLGKVIINETATRALGWVTPEEAIGRQVMLNNEYKVDVVGVMKDFHVKSLHQSIRPLALLHYTYGTTFLAAKLSPDNLENTLDNIRETWASILPSFPLRYSFMSDDFDRLYQADRHFGQVCGIFTSIAAFIALQGLVGLASFGVGQRIREISIRKVLGASVSQVLVLLSREFVVLIVIANAIGWILAYYGLSFWLQQFAYRVDISADTFAMVGVLSLVVVMAVLGYHVIRTATSNLADVLRSG is encoded by the coding sequence ATGTTCAAACACTACTTCATCATCGCGGTCCGGAATCTCACCAGGTACAAGAGCTATGCGCTGAACAACATCCTGGGACTGACCATCGGATTCGCCTGCGCCATATCGATACTCCTCTACGTTCAGAACGAGTTGAGTTACGACCGCTATCATGAAAAAGCGGACCGGATCTACCGAATCGTCGAAGGAAGCGACGTCAAGACGCAGCCCCTGCTCGGTCCGGCGCTGAAGGAAGAATTCCCGGAAGTCGAACGCTTTCTGCGCATTCAGGGTACCGCCGGCATTTGGCTCATGGCCTACGAGGACAGGGTATTCTATGAAACCGACGTGGCCTGGGCCGACGAGACCCTTTGCGATCTGTTCTCGTTTCCGCTGCTGAGGGGTAACCCCGAAACCGCCCTGAAAGATCCTTTCTCCGTGGTCATTTCCCAATCGACCGCTCAGAAAATGTTCGGGGACGAAGACCCCATGGGGAAAGTCATCGTCGCGGACCATGGTTTCGCCGATCTGCGCGTCACCGGCGTAATGGCGGACATGCCGGACAACTCCCATTTCAAAATGGATTACTTCGTCTCCCTGTCTACGAGTCCACTCGTAGGCAATCCGAGGGCGCTGATCCGCTGGAGTGTGCGGTATTTCTACACCTATCTACTGCTGACCGAAGGTCACCCGGGAGCGCTGCTCGAGGACAAGCTCCCCGCGTTCGTGGACAAGCATATGGGTGGTTTCCTGGAGTCTACAGGAGGTAGCTTCGAACCGTATTTACAGCGGCTTACCGACATCCACCTGCATTCTCACCTGGAAAACGAGTTGGGCGTCAACGGAGACAGCACCTACGTCGCCATCCTGCTGGTCGTCGCGGGATTCGTCATCGTGTTGACCAGCGTGAATTTCACCAACCTTTCGACCGCGCGCGCGATGGTGCGCGTCAGGGAAGTGGGGTTTCGCAAAGTGGCCGGCGCGCAAAAATGGGAGCTGATCCAGCAGTCCATCGGCGAAACGATGCTGCAGGCCTTTTGCGCCTCTATTTTGGCGGTGATCATCGTATGGCTGGTCCTTCCCACGTTCAACGACCTGTCCGGCAAACAGCTTTCGCTGGTGATGCTGGATGATCCCGCCTATTTCATTGCGTGGCTCGGGCTGACCGTACTGGTGGGGCTGCTTGCCGGTCTCTATCCCGCGGTATTCGTATCGGCCATAAAACCGACCGGCATGCTGACTGGAAACCAGCCGGTTCATCGCCGGCAGGACTACATGCGAAAGGGTTTGGTCACGGTACAGTGCACGATTTCAGTCGCCCTGATCGTCGGCACCCTGGTGCTGCACCAGCAGCTGGGTTTCTTGCGAAACGTCAAACTGGGTTTCGAGAAAGAGCAGGTAATAGTCATCCCCAGCGGCATTCGCGACATTGAAGAAAGCTTTCCCGTCTTGAAACAGGCGCTGCTGCAACATCCCGGCGTGCTGAACGTGACGGATGCCAGCTCGATGCCCGGCGTCGCCGGCAGCCAGGGGTTTATACATTCGATGACCGCGGAAGTCTTTGAAGGTGTCGGTGCACATCGGATCGACCTTGGATATATCGAAACCGGGTCGGATTTCGTCGAGACGCTGGGTATCGAGTTGCTTGCCGGCCGCAGCTTCCATACGGGCGAACAATCAAATTCGGATTTGGGGAAAGTGATTATAAATGAGACGGCAACCAGGGCACTGGGATGGGTCACACCGGAAGAGGCGATAGGCAGGCAGGTCATGCTAAATAACGAGTACAAAGTGGATGTGGTTGGTGTTATGAAAGACTTTCACGTCAAATCACTACATCAATCGATCCGGCCCCTGGCACTACTCCATTATACTTACGGAACCACGTTTTTAGCGGCGAAGCTGAGCCCTGATAATCTGGAAAACACGTTAGACAACATCCGGGAAACCTGGGCATCGATTCTCCCTTCGTTCCCGTTGCGGTATTCCTTCATGTCGGATGATTTCGACCGGTTGTATCAAGCCGATCGCCACTTCGGCCAGGTGTGCGGAATCTTCACCAGTATCGCCGCGTTCATTGCCCTTCAGGGCCTGGTCGGCCTGGCCTCATTCGGCGTCGGACAGCGCATCAGGGAAATCAGCATCCGTAAGGTCCTGGGCGCCTCGGTTTCCCAGGTCCTCGTCCTGCTGTCCAGGGAGTTCGTCGTGCTGATCGTCATCGCCAACGCCATCGGGTGGATTCTGGCGTACTACGGACTGAGTTTCTGGCTGCAGCAATTTGCCTATCGAGTCGATATCAGCGCCGACACCTTTGCGATGGTGGGCGTCCTGAGCCTTGTGGTGGTGATGGCCGTGCTCGGTTACCACGTCATCAGGACGGCCACGTCGAACCTGGCGGACGTACTGCGGAGTGGGTGA
- a CDS encoding DinB family protein, producing MNWTDLLTREIKYTYHATEGLMDLVEEEDLAWKPSSGDNWMTTGQLLYHVAEACGMSMKVFVTGDWGMPEGVSMDGTGPGDMLPPAESMPTVTSVAEAKDLLAADKELAFEMLSLAGEERMQNEPAPAPWDPTDLTLGQRMMEMVQHLAQHKGQLFYYLKLQGKPVNTMSLWGGQPAEGRDQEG from the coding sequence ATGAACTGGACCGATTTACTTACCCGTGAAATCAAATACACATACCACGCAACCGAGGGATTGATGGACCTCGTCGAGGAGGAAGATCTCGCGTGGAAGCCATCGTCCGGAGACAACTGGATGACTACCGGCCAGTTGCTTTATCATGTGGCCGAAGCCTGCGGTATGTCGATGAAAGTGTTCGTGACCGGGGACTGGGGAATGCCCGAGGGCGTCAGCATGGACGGCACGGGCCCGGGCGATATGTTGCCTCCGGCTGAATCGATGCCCACCGTCACATCGGTGGCGGAAGCAAAGGACCTGCTCGCGGCGGACAAGGAACTGGCATTCGAAATGCTCAGTCTGGCCGGCGAGGAAAGAATGCAGAACGAACCCGCCCCTGCGCCCTGGGACCCTACCGATCTTACCCTGGGCCAGCGCATGATGGAGATGGTACAGCATCTCGCTCAGCACAAGGGGCAGCTTTTCTACTACCTGAAACTCCAGGGCAAGCCGGTCAATACCATGAGCCTGTGGGGCGGACAGCCCGCCGAGGGTCGCGATCAGGAAGGGTAG
- a CDS encoding VOC family protein — MRIEMTGIFVNDPNEAHNFYTAVLGFDEVMYVPEANLAIVASPEEPAGTTLLLEPKGTEFARVYHKELYESGMPCIVFSVDDIAAEYERLKKLGVRFSVDPTKQDFGIQAIFDDTCGNHIALVELNEENKR, encoded by the coding sequence GTGAGAATCGAGATGACGGGAATCTTTGTTAACGATCCCAATGAGGCGCACAACTTTTATACGGCCGTACTTGGTTTTGATGAAGTAATGTATGTACCCGAGGCCAATCTCGCCATTGTCGCCTCCCCCGAGGAACCCGCCGGCACAACCCTCCTGCTCGAACCCAAGGGAACCGAGTTCGCTCGGGTTTATCATAAGGAACTCTATGAATCGGGGATGCCGTGCATCGTATTTTCCGTGGACGACATCGCCGCCGAATACGAACGGCTGAAAAAACTGGGCGTCCGGTTCAGCGTGGACCCGACGAAACAGGACTTCGGCATCCAGGCCATTTTCGACGATACCTGCGGGAACCATATCGCGCTCGTGGAACTGAATGAAGAAAACAAGAGGTAA
- a CDS encoding ankyrin repeat domain-containing protein, translating to MNVGAYFEAIRDGDLVEVIRCLDAWPWLVDIVNPERGINERQPLHCAAGHGRLDIVKELVARDAEVYPYAPYHYPPVIVAHWKKQEEVKRYFLEDIPGRAAGTNGLGVGIVMAARCGWVDIVEEHTKRDALAVFQRGPIFETALHWASHNGSVEVVEVLLAAGAAVDADETGLYGGKPLHWASEHQPESVRVLLDHGADVNSRNTLAGEFQGRTPLIMNASQDDDCHEVTELLVEAGADIHVVDGSGKTALDHAEAGGRTRIAEVLRRSGA from the coding sequence TGGTCGAGGTTATCCGTTGTCTGGATGCCTGGCCCTGGCTCGTCGACATCGTGAATCCCGAGCGCGGCATAAACGAGCGCCAGCCGCTCCACTGCGCCGCGGGGCACGGCAGGCTGGACATCGTGAAGGAACTCGTGGCGCGGGACGCCGAAGTCTATCCCTATGCACCGTACCACTATCCCCCGGTGATCGTGGCGCATTGGAAGAAGCAGGAGGAGGTAAAGCGCTACTTCCTGGAAGATATCCCGGGCCGGGCGGCGGGCACAAACGGGCTTGGCGTGGGGATCGTCATGGCGGCTCGTTGCGGCTGGGTGGATATCGTGGAGGAGCATACGAAGCGGGATGCGCTGGCCGTCTTTCAGAGGGGGCCGATTTTTGAAACGGCCCTGCACTGGGCATCCCACAACGGATCCGTCGAGGTGGTCGAAGTACTGCTGGCAGCCGGTGCGGCGGTGGACGCGGACGAAACCGGCCTGTACGGCGGGAAGCCCTTGCACTGGGCTTCTGAGCATCAGCCGGAATCGGTGCGCGTGCTGCTCGACCACGGCGCCGACGTCAATTCACGAAACACACTGGCCGGAGAATTCCAAGGTCGGACGCCCCTGATCATGAACGCTTCGCAGGACGACGACTGTCACGAAGTGACTGAATTGCTTGTCGAAGCCGGCGCCGACATCCACGTCGTGGACGGTTCCGGGAAAACCGCGCTGGATCACGCGGAGGCAGGAGGCAGGACACGCATTGCAGAGGTACTCAGAAGATCCGGCGCGTGA